In Thermococcus thioreducens, a genomic segment contains:
- a CDS encoding ribonuclease P protein component 2 gives MREKPKYLPPTLRDKHRYIAFQVVGERPFKKEEVKRAIWDASLSALGTLGSAKAKPWFIKFDEKSQTGIVRVDRKHVEELRFALALVTHINGSRAIFRTLGVSGTIKRLKKKFLAEYGWR, from the coding sequence ATGAGAGAGAAGCCGAAGTACCTGCCTCCCACGCTCAGGGACAAGCACCGCTACATAGCCTTTCAGGTAGTCGGGGAGAGGCCGTTTAAGAAGGAGGAGGTAAAGAGGGCCATATGGGACGCGAGCCTTTCCGCCCTCGGAACCCTAGGCTCCGCCAAAGCCAAGCCCTGGTTCATCAAGTTCGACGAGAAGAGCCAGACCGGAATCGTCCGGGTTGACAGGAAGCACGTGGAGGAGCTCCGCTTCGCCCTGGCGCTGGTCACCCATATAAACGGCTCAAGGGCCATTTTCAGGACGCTGGGAGTTTCCGGGACGATAAAAAGACTGAAAAAGAAATTTTTGGCGGAATACGGCTGGCGTTAG
- a CDS encoding extracellular solute-binding protein, protein MKKGLFALLLVGVLVLSVVASGCIGGGGETTTSPSPTTSSPSPTETTSPSETATTPSETATTPATTTTPETECGSGKVVIWHAMQPNELQVFQSLAEEYMAMCPDVEIVFEQKPNLEDALKAAIPAGQGPDLFIWAHDWIGKFADAGLLEPIDDLVTDDILNQFAPAAQEAIQYKRHFYAMPFAAETVAIIYNKDMVSEAPKTFDEMKAIMEKYNDPNNEKYGIAYPVNAYFISAWAQAFGGYYFDDKTEMPGLDKPETIEGFQFFFQNIWPYMAPTADYNTQQSIFLEKRAPMMVNGPWSIASVKDAGINFGVAPLPPITKDGKEYWPRPYGGVKDIYFAAGIKNKDAAWKFVKWFTTSPEVIKELALQLGYIPVLTPVLNDPDIKNDPVIYGFGQAVQHMYLMPKSAKMGAVWGGVDGAINEILQDPANADIPAILQKYQQEILNNIGG, encoded by the coding sequence ATGAAGAAGGGATTGTTTGCCCTGCTTTTGGTTGGAGTTCTGGTTCTGAGCGTCGTGGCCAGCGGCTGTATAGGCGGCGGTGGAGAGACCACCACTTCTCCAAGTCCAACAACCAGCTCCCCCAGCCCAACGGAAACAACGTCCCCAAGCGAGACGGCAACCACACCAAGCGAAACAGCCACCACCCCTGCCACCACAACTACTCCAGAGACTGAGTGCGGCAGTGGAAAGGTTGTCATCTGGCACGCCATGCAGCCCAACGAGCTCCAGGTCTTCCAGAGCCTCGCCGAGGAGTACATGGCTATGTGCCCCGACGTCGAGATAGTCTTCGAGCAGAAGCCCAACCTCGAAGACGCCCTTAAGGCGGCAATTCCCGCCGGCCAGGGGCCGGACCTCTTCATCTGGGCCCACGACTGGATAGGGAAGTTCGCGGATGCAGGCCTTCTTGAGCCCATCGATGACCTCGTTACTGATGACATCCTCAACCAGTTCGCCCCCGCTGCACAGGAGGCAATCCAGTACAAGAGACACTTCTACGCCATGCCGTTTGCAGCTGAGACCGTCGCAATAATATACAACAAGGACATGGTGAGCGAGGCTCCAAAGACCTTTGACGAGATGAAGGCCATAATGGAGAAGTACAACGACCCGAACAACGAGAAGTACGGTATAGCGTATCCAGTTAACGCCTACTTCATCTCCGCCTGGGCCCAGGCCTTTGGAGGCTACTACTTCGACGACAAGACCGAGATGCCCGGCCTTGACAAGCCTGAGACTATTGAGGGCTTCCAGTTCTTCTTCCAGAACATCTGGCCTTACATGGCCCCGACCGCTGACTACAACACCCAGCAGAGCATCTTCCTTGAGAAGAGGGCCCCGATGATGGTCAACGGCCCGTGGAGCATAGCCAGTGTTAAGGACGCGGGCATCAACTTCGGCGTCGCTCCGCTTCCGCCCATAACCAAGGACGGCAAGGAGTACTGGCCCAGGCCCTACGGTGGCGTCAAGGACATCTACTTCGCGGCCGGAATCAAGAACAAGGACGCCGCCTGGAAGTTCGTCAAGTGGTTCACCACCAGCCCGGAGGTCATCAAGGAGCTCGCCCTCCAGCTCGGATACATCCCAGTTCTCACACCGGTTCTCAACGACCCAGACATCAAGAACGACCCGGTCATCTACGGCTTCGGACAGGCGGTTCAGCATATGTATCTCATGCCCAAGAGCGCAAAGATGGGAGCAGTGTGGGGCGGTGTTGACGGAGCCATCAACGAGATACTCCAGGACCCAGCCAACGCTGACATACCGGCCATACTCCAGAAGTACCAGCAGGAGATTCTTAACAACATCGGAGGCTGA
- a CDS encoding alpha amylase N-terminal ig-like domain-containing protein — translation MYKIFGFKPDWRFGRVAEVEFSIPRGGSYAYLVGNFNAFNEGSFRMMQKGKRWIIRLELPEGTWYYGFSVDGEFLPDPENQERETYRRLSYKFERKVSVARIIGKGEFFHRPSATYLYSFAGRTHVIFRSLRGKVSRAVLRAGNREIVMRPKTHDDIFEYFEAVLPGKGSIEYSFLVESEGETIEYGPFDAEPYRSETPEWVFGRVFYQIMPDRFEKGMSGTPRGEALRSEEFHRGDLAGIMERLDHIEGLGVNALYLTPVFESMTYHRYDVTDYFMVDRKLGGGVVFRELVRELKKRDIKLILDGVFHHTSFFHPYFQDVIGKGGESKYREFYRITGFPVISQEFLNTLKSEEPWPKKYRKLKEMEWNYESFYSVWMMPRLNHDTPEVWRFITEVMKYWLEKGADGWRLDVAHGVPPELWRGIRKAMPRNAYLVGEVMDDARLWLFEKFHGTMNYPLYELILRFFVEGSMDAGDFLNGLELLSAYYGPAEYTMYNFLDNHDTERFIDLVGDKNRYLCALAFLMTYKGIPSIFYGDEVGLRGTRSSGLDSGRTPMVWDEKLWDWEILKTTKALIRLRRASRALQVGEFRPISFKDGLLLYERVHGSESVFIGINYSGERRAVEVPERYIPEGRAKVELAPWSFLVLEG, via the coding sequence GTGTATAAAATTTTCGGGTTCAAGCCCGACTGGAGGTTCGGCAGGGTCGCGGAGGTGGAGTTCTCGATACCGAGAGGGGGGAGCTACGCGTACCTCGTGGGGAACTTCAACGCATTCAACGAAGGCAGCTTTCGAATGATGCAGAAAGGAAAAAGGTGGATCATAAGGCTGGAGCTCCCCGAGGGAACCTGGTACTACGGCTTCTCGGTGGACGGGGAGTTCCTGCCCGACCCGGAAAATCAGGAAAGGGAAACCTACAGAAGGCTATCGTACAAGTTCGAGAGGAAGGTCAGCGTGGCGAGGATAATTGGGAAGGGCGAGTTCTTCCACAGGCCGAGCGCCACATACCTCTACTCCTTCGCCGGGAGAACCCATGTGATTTTTCGCTCACTTAGGGGGAAGGTCTCAAGGGCAGTCCTAAGGGCCGGGAACAGGGAAATCGTGATGAGACCGAAGACCCACGATGACATCTTCGAGTACTTCGAGGCGGTTCTTCCCGGTAAGGGGTCAATTGAATACTCCTTCCTCGTAGAGTCCGAAGGGGAAACCATCGAATACGGCCCGTTTGATGCCGAACCCTACAGGTCAGAGACCCCCGAGTGGGTCTTTGGGAGGGTGTTCTACCAGATAATGCCCGACCGATTCGAGAAAGGCATGTCGGGAACACCCAGAGGTGAGGCACTCAGGAGCGAGGAGTTCCACAGAGGGGATCTGGCGGGGATAATGGAGAGGCTCGACCACATCGAAGGCCTCGGTGTAAACGCCCTCTACCTCACCCCGGTATTCGAGTCCATGACGTACCACCGCTACGATGTTACGGACTACTTCATGGTCGACAGAAAGCTCGGCGGAGGGGTGGTCTTCAGGGAGCTGGTGAGGGAACTCAAAAAGCGGGACATCAAGCTGATTCTCGACGGAGTTTTCCACCACACGAGCTTTTTCCACCCCTACTTCCAGGACGTGATTGGAAAAGGTGGGGAAAGTAAGTACCGGGAGTTTTACCGTATCACAGGATTCCCAGTCATCTCCCAAGAATTTCTAAACACTCTGAAATCGGAAGAACCATGGCCAAAGAAATACAGAAAGCTCAAAGAAATGGAATGGAACTACGAGAGCTTTTACTCAGTTTGGATGATGCCGAGACTGAACCACGATACCCCTGAGGTATGGCGGTTCATAACGGAAGTAATGAAGTACTGGCTTGAGAAGGGCGCCGACGGCTGGCGGCTCGATGTCGCCCACGGTGTCCCTCCAGAACTGTGGAGAGGGATAAGAAAAGCCATGCCGAGAAATGCGTACCTCGTCGGGGAGGTCATGGACGACGCGAGGCTCTGGCTCTTCGAAAAGTTCCACGGCACCATGAACTACCCCCTGTATGAGCTCATCCTGCGGTTCTTCGTCGAGGGGAGCATGGACGCGGGGGACTTCCTCAACGGGCTGGAGCTTCTGAGCGCCTACTACGGGCCGGCAGAGTACACAATGTACAACTTCCTCGACAACCACGACACAGAGCGCTTCATAGACCTCGTGGGCGACAAAAATAGATACCTCTGCGCGCTGGCGTTTCTGATGACCTACAAGGGAATTCCCTCGATTTTCTACGGCGACGAGGTCGGACTCAGGGGCACAAGGAGTAGCGGGCTGGACTCCGGCAGGACGCCCATGGTGTGGGACGAGAAACTTTGGGACTGGGAGATACTGAAAACAACAAAGGCGCTGATACGGCTCAGGAGGGCAAGCAGGGCGCTCCAGGTCGGGGAGTTCAGACCCATATCTTTCAAGGACGGGCTTCTTCTCTACGAGAGGGTTCATGGTAGTGAAAGCGTCTTCATCGGGATAAACTACTCCGGGGAGAGGAGAGCCGTCGAAGTGCCCGAAAGGTACATCCCCGAAGGAAGGGCGAAGGTGGAGCTGGCCCCCTGGTCTTTCCTCGTGCTCGAAGGATGA
- a CDS encoding carbohydrate ABC transporter permease yields MKKITTIALFLILPGMAAFLFFNLWPIVYSIYLAFTNAQLGNFPIQAPQAPKLTFVGLENFRWILSDEKFRSAFLWTWLFVLTSVTLKVLAGIFLSLLYNSKYVKGKMVYRSLLIIPWALPLLFSVTVWKFMFDPIFGPINQMLKSLGVQTLPNWINDPLWGFLALNIIEVWLAYPFMITVITAALQSVPETLVEAAIIDGASYWQRIRHVVLPIVGKPIAFATILTSAASFQYFMVPYIYNAGLFEDKFILLYGFRKAFGATPHYGRAAAVMIIATLVLAVYMYVNVRITKLQEGAKG; encoded by the coding sequence ATGAAAAAGATCACAACAATCGCCCTGTTTTTAATCCTCCCAGGGATGGCAGCGTTCCTGTTCTTCAACCTGTGGCCGATAGTGTACTCCATATACCTTGCCTTCACCAACGCCCAGCTCGGAAACTTCCCCATACAGGCACCGCAGGCACCGAAGCTGACGTTCGTGGGGCTGGAGAACTTCAGGTGGATCCTCAGCGACGAGAAGTTCAGGAGCGCGTTCCTATGGACGTGGCTGTTTGTGCTGACGAGCGTCACCCTCAAGGTCCTCGCTGGAATCTTCCTCAGCCTGCTCTACAACAGCAAGTACGTTAAGGGGAAGATGGTTTACCGCTCGCTTTTGATAATCCCCTGGGCGCTCCCTCTCCTGTTCTCCGTTACCGTGTGGAAGTTCATGTTTGATCCGATTTTTGGCCCCATAAACCAGATGCTCAAATCCCTCGGGGTTCAAACTCTCCCCAACTGGATTAACGACCCGCTCTGGGGCTTTCTTGCCCTCAACATAATCGAGGTCTGGCTCGCCTATCCTTTCATGATAACGGTCATAACAGCCGCCCTCCAGTCGGTTCCCGAGACGCTGGTAGAGGCGGCGATAATAGATGGCGCCAGCTACTGGCAGAGGATAAGGCACGTGGTTCTTCCCATAGTGGGCAAGCCCATAGCCTTTGCCACGATACTGACCAGCGCGGCCAGCTTCCAGTACTTCATGGTGCCCTACATCTACAACGCAGGCCTCTTCGAGGATAAGTTCATACTGCTCTACGGTTTCAGGAAGGCCTTCGGTGCGACGCCCCACTACGGCAGGGCAGCGGCGGTGATGATAATAGCGACCCTCGTTCTGGCGGTGTACATGTACGTCAACGTTAGGATAACCAAGCTTCAGGAGGGTGCTAAAGGATGA
- a CDS encoding glycogen synthase, with protein sequence MRILIIGFEYLPVKVGGLAEAITSIAEGLAKLGNEVVVFTPDHGSNLGEPAGSFKVSAFGRSVHITVRMREQNGVTVYSFGGGLLSERDVYGPNWENLLRKTVLFGKASVGLMNGLIETFKPDVIHAHDWHTVFALGLLKKYFGIRSVFTVHRLNKAKIPAHYFHDANLPELAPYPDIDPEHTAGYIADAVTTVSRSYLWEEWGFFRHFEGKVTHVFNGIDCSFWNEELMETKDIPREERRRLVLERFGLSDGKAFMFIGRFDRAQKGVDTLLRAIEVLSADPAFREMRFIIIGKGDPELERWAKAVGNRFPENVRVITELLSRETVRELYGSVDFVIIPSYFEPFGLVQLEAMCLGAVPIGSAVGGIKDTVIDINSGQNATGILVPPRDAFALARAMVFAKELDEETLRKLRENGKRRAREDFTWENACRRYMRVYEGAVDKAVPFLR encoded by the coding sequence ATGAGGATTCTGATCATAGGCTTTGAGTACCTGCCCGTCAAGGTGGGCGGCCTTGCAGAGGCGATAACCAGCATAGCGGAGGGGCTCGCCAAACTGGGAAACGAGGTCGTCGTCTTCACCCCCGATCACGGTAGCAACCTTGGTGAACCCGCCGGTTCTTTTAAGGTCTCGGCGTTCGGGAGGTCTGTCCATATAACCGTCAGGATGAGGGAGCAGAACGGCGTTACTGTCTACTCTTTCGGTGGAGGGCTTCTCAGCGAGAGAGATGTCTACGGCCCGAACTGGGAGAACCTGTTACGAAAAACCGTGCTCTTTGGTAAGGCCAGCGTGGGGCTTATGAACGGGCTTATTGAAACCTTTAAGCCGGACGTGATCCACGCCCACGACTGGCACACGGTCTTTGCCCTCGGCCTTTTGAAGAAGTACTTCGGTATAAGGAGTGTCTTCACCGTCCACAGGCTCAACAAGGCGAAAATTCCAGCCCACTACTTCCACGATGCAAACCTCCCTGAACTCGCCCCATACCCCGATATAGATCCCGAGCACACCGCCGGGTACATAGCGGACGCCGTAACGACCGTCAGCAGGAGCTATCTGTGGGAGGAATGGGGGTTCTTCAGGCACTTCGAGGGCAAGGTTACTCACGTCTTCAACGGCATAGACTGCTCCTTCTGGAACGAGGAGCTCATGGAGACGAAGGATATTCCCAGAGAGGAGCGGAGGAGGCTCGTTCTGGAGCGCTTCGGCCTGAGCGATGGGAAGGCGTTCATGTTCATAGGGCGCTTTGACAGGGCCCAGAAGGGCGTTGACACCCTTCTAAGGGCTATAGAGGTTCTCTCTGCTGATCCGGCCTTTAGGGAGATGAGGTTCATCATAATCGGCAAGGGCGACCCCGAACTGGAGCGCTGGGCAAAAGCCGTCGGGAACCGCTTCCCCGAGAACGTCAGGGTGATTACCGAGCTCCTCAGCAGAGAGACCGTCAGAGAGCTCTACGGCTCGGTAGACTTTGTTATAATCCCGTCGTACTTCGAGCCCTTCGGTTTAGTCCAGCTTGAGGCGATGTGCCTTGGGGCAGTACCAATAGGCAGTGCCGTTGGGGGTATAAAAGACACGGTGATAGACATCAACTCCGGCCAGAACGCCACCGGGATCCTCGTCCCCCCGAGGGACGCCTTTGCCCTAGCCAGGGCGATGGTGTTTGCCAAAGAGCTGGACGAAGAGACCTTGAGAAAGCTCCGTGAGAACGGAAAGAGGAGGGCGAGGGAGGACTTCACGTGGGAGAACGCCTGCAGAAGATACATGAGGGTTTACGAGGGCGCCGTTGACAAGGCCGTCCCCTTCCTTCGCTAA
- a CDS encoding radical SAM protein, whose product MVWETPYFSYAVRELPKGCQLCVRGEKLVLFTTGACPRDCFYCPLSETRRGDVVYANERPVKTLDDISEEALLMEARGAGVTGGDPLTRLDRTVEYIKLLKERFGEDFHVHLYTTGALATKKNLEKLYDAGLDEIRFHPDLFNPNSRLFKVEIENIRNAFDFAWDVGGEIPSIPGQFERMRWYADFLDNLGAKFLNVNELEFSETNLRAILDRGYRPISDESAAIKGSLELGLKLLEWGEENTSLSYHLCTARLKDAVQLKNRLRRMAGNVARPYMEITEDGTLRFGIAEYDDLDELYTLLVEEAEVPAEWLYLNREKGRIEMPEEVAVELAEAIEGDVRFFIVEEYPTFDRLEVERVPLP is encoded by the coding sequence TTGGTCTGGGAGACGCCTTACTTTTCATACGCCGTTCGCGAGCTTCCCAAAGGCTGTCAGCTCTGCGTTAGGGGTGAGAAGCTCGTCCTCTTCACGACCGGGGCCTGCCCGAGGGACTGCTTCTACTGCCCGCTGAGCGAGACGCGGAGGGGAGACGTCGTCTACGCCAACGAGAGACCCGTAAAAACCCTTGATGACATCAGTGAGGAAGCCCTTCTGATGGAGGCCAGGGGGGCTGGCGTCACCGGCGGCGACCCGCTGACGAGGCTCGACAGAACTGTGGAGTACATAAAACTCCTGAAGGAGCGCTTTGGCGAGGACTTCCACGTCCACCTCTACACCACCGGTGCCTTGGCCACCAAAAAGAACCTCGAAAAGCTCTACGACGCTGGCCTGGACGAGATACGCTTCCACCCTGACCTATTCAATCCGAACTCAAGGCTCTTCAAGGTCGAAATCGAGAACATTCGCAACGCCTTCGACTTCGCCTGGGACGTGGGGGGTGAGATACCCTCGATCCCGGGGCAGTTCGAGAGGATGAGGTGGTACGCTGACTTCCTCGACAATCTCGGAGCGAAGTTTCTCAACGTGAACGAGCTTGAGTTCAGCGAGACGAACCTTAGGGCGATCCTCGACAGGGGGTACAGGCCGATAAGCGACGAGAGCGCCGCCATAAAGGGCTCCCTTGAGCTGGGCCTGAAGCTCTTAGAGTGGGGTGAGGAGAACACATCGCTGAGCTACCACCTGTGCACTGCCAGGCTGAAGGACGCCGTCCAGCTCAAGAACAGGCTGAGGAGGATGGCGGGGAACGTCGCTAGGCCCTACATGGAGATAACCGAGGACGGGACGCTCCGGTTTGGGATTGCTGAATACGACGACCTCGACGAGCTCTACACGCTCCTCGTTGAGGAGGCGGAGGTTCCTGCGGAGTGGCTCTACCTCAACCGTGAGAAAGGAAGGATAGAGATGCCTGAAGAGGTTGCCGTCGAGCTGGCAGAGGCGATTGAAGGCGACGTGCGGTTCTTCATCGTTGAGGAGTACCCGACCTTCGACAGGCTTGAGGTGGAGAGGGTTCCGCTGCCTTAG
- the trmBL1 gene encoding HTH-type sugar sensing transcriptional regulator TrmBL1: protein MKEEEIIEKLQRLGLTKYESLAYITLLKLGPSKATDITKESGIPHTRVYDVLSSLHRKGFVDVMHGSPRLYKPVNPEVVLEKIKEDFIEDIENLKVAFLDLYREVHGEDLPEIWTIQGFDNTVERAEYVIRTANHEVLINTPFEFLKLLKGEIRARKDIVFVIISNFDEIPDWLKRDNIILARTGGAPWLMASWIIGDLNYALFFGALPRDRRREKFYSFWAKSPKIIQNYMHWFYTIYLDNSEIIKPLDYESLPKPLSLVNIRTLITVLKMAGMPRKAEIVGRMIDTKEKVTLDGTIVDYEYTPLTANITFKYNGNELKVGGIGSYFEDVEGEKFILLE from the coding sequence ATGAAGGAAGAGGAAATCATTGAGAAACTCCAGAGGCTTGGCCTCACCAAGTACGAGAGCCTTGCCTACATAACCCTTCTCAAGCTCGGCCCGAGCAAGGCCACGGACATAACCAAGGAGAGCGGCATTCCCCACACGAGGGTTTACGACGTTCTGAGCTCCCTCCACAGGAAGGGCTTTGTTGACGTCATGCACGGTTCTCCAAGGCTATACAAGCCGGTCAACCCGGAGGTAGTGCTTGAAAAGATAAAGGAGGACTTCATAGAAGACATTGAGAACCTCAAGGTGGCCTTTCTCGACCTCTACCGCGAGGTTCACGGGGAGGACCTGCCCGAAATCTGGACGATTCAGGGATTCGACAACACCGTCGAGCGCGCTGAATACGTCATAAGAACCGCCAATCATGAAGTTCTCATAAATACGCCCTTCGAGTTCCTCAAGCTCCTCAAGGGCGAGATACGCGCGAGGAAGGACATTGTCTTCGTCATTATAAGCAACTTCGATGAGATACCCGACTGGCTGAAGAGGGACAACATAATACTTGCCAGAACCGGCGGTGCCCCCTGGCTCATGGCCAGCTGGATAATCGGCGACCTCAACTACGCCCTATTCTTCGGTGCCCTTCCAAGGGACAGGAGGCGCGAGAAGTTCTATTCCTTCTGGGCAAAGAGCCCCAAGATAATCCAGAACTACATGCACTGGTTCTATACCATATATCTCGACAACAGTGAGATCATTAAGCCTCTTGACTATGAGTCCCTCCCCAAGCCGCTCTCCCTGGTCAACATAAGAACACTGATAACGGTACTGAAAATGGCAGGAATGCCGAGAAAAGCTGAGATAGTGGGCAGGATGATAGACACCAAAGAGAAGGTAACTCTCGATGGCACCATAGTTGACTACGAATACACCCCGCTAACGGCGAACATAACGTTCAAGTACAACGGAAATGAGCTTAAGGTCGGCGGTATCGGCAGCTACTTCGAGGACGTTGAGGGGGAGAAGTTCATCCTACTTGAGTGA